Part of the Brevibacillus brevis genome is shown below.
TTTTCTCAGAAAATTAAATGTTGTCTGATGTATGGCAAGCCTTAGGCAATGTCCGGAAAACGGCGAGAATCCTGCACCGAGTGTCTTGAAATCCACATATGATTAAGATATAGTCATTGTGGAACTTCTACGATGGAGGGTTGACATGTCTAAGATCCATGCCGTGGTTCTGGCCGCTGGTCAGGGTACACGGATGAAATCGAAGCTGTACAAGGTCCTGCACCCTGTGTGCGGAAAGCCAATGGTCCAGCATGTGGTGGACACGATGGCAACCATGCAGGTGGAGGATATCGTTGTCGTCGTAGGTCATGGTGCTGACGCAGTCCGCGCCAAACTGGGCGAGGGCGTCGCATACGCACTGCAGGAAGAACAGTTGGGAACGGCGCATGCCGTCCAGCAGGCAGCGCCATTTTTACAAGATAAAGAAGGCACTACGTTTCTTTTGTACGGAGACGTCCCCCTCTTGTCTACGGAGACGTTGTCCGCCTTGTTGACCTATCACGAGGAGCAAGGAGCGGCTGCGACCGTATTGACCGCCGTGCTTCCGGACCCGACCGGTTACGGACGCATCGTGCGCAATGAGGCAGGCGAAGTATTGCGAATCGTGGAACACAAGGACGCCACCGAAGAGGAACGGGCGATCCGGGAAATCAACACGGGCATATACTGCTATGACAACCAAAAATTATGGAAAGCCTTAGCTGAAGTGAAAAATGACAATGCGCAAGGCGAATACTATGTGACAGATGTCGTCGGCATTTTGCGGGATGCGGGTGAAAAGGTGGCAGCCTTTGAAGCGGCAGATCCTGACGAAACGATGGGCGTGAATGACCGCGTGCAGCTGTCGGAAGCGGAAGCGTACATGAGACGCCGGATTGCGGTCGGCCATATGCGCAATGGCGTCACGATTGTGGATCCGGCCTCAACCTACATTGAGGCGGATGTGACGATTGGCGCTGACACGATCATCCAGCCGGGGACATTCTTGCGCGGGCGGACAACCATCGGCACGGATTGCGTCGTGGGGCCGCAGGCAGATCTGACGAATGTGGAAGTGGCAGACGGTGTCTCCCTGACATATACCGTCATGGTGGATGCTCGCGTGGAGCACGACAGCACGATCGGTCCTTTTGCTTACGTGCGTCCGGGGTCCGTCATCGGCCCGAAAGCTAAAATCGGCGACTTTGTCGAGCTGAAAAACGCCAAAATCGGCGAAGGCTCGAAAGTTCCGCACCTCAGCTACGTCGGGGACGCCGAAATTGGCGATGGAGTCAACATCGGCTGTGGAACGATTACCGTCAATTACGATGGCGCCGTGAAACACAAAACGATTGTCCAGGACGGCGCATTTATCGGCTGCAACTCCAATCTGGTGGCGCCGGTCACCGTCGGCCAAAATGCTTACGTGGCAGCAGGCTCGACGATCACCCAGGATGTGCCTGACGATGCACTGGCTATCGCTCGCGAACGACAAGTGAATAAAATCGACTACGCCAACAGAATGCCTCGCAAGGGCAAAAAGCAATCATAACGGGAGGTTCTTGAGAAGATCATGGCTAACTACCGCGACCCAAAACTGAAGGTTTTTACGTGCAACGCAAACCCTGAACTGGCGAAGGAAATCGCCGAACACATCGGTGTACCGCTCGGAAATGCGCAGGCTGTGCGCTTTAGTGATGGCGAGTGCCAAATCAAATTGAATGAAAGCGTTCGCGGTTGTGACGTATTTGTTATTCAGCCAACATCTGCTCCCGTTAATGAGCATCTGATGGAGCTATTGGTGATGGTGGACGCCTTGAAACGCGCTTCCGCCAAGAGCATCAACGTGGTGATTCCGTACTACGGCTATGCGCGTCAAGATCGTAAAGCACGTGCGCGCGATCCGATCACGGCCAAACTGGTTGCCAACCTGATCGAGACAGCCGGCGCTCAACGCGTCATCACCATGGACCTGCATGCGACGCAAATCCAAGGTTTCTTCGACATCCCGGTCGATCATCTGTTGGGCGTACCGATTTTGGCGAAACATTTCTCCGAAAAAGGCTTGTCCGATATCGTGGTGGTTTCTCCCGACCATGGCGGCGTGACTCGCGCCCGCAAATTGGCGGAGCGCCTGGAAGCTCCTATCGCGATTATCGACAAGCGCCGTCCGGAGCCAAACGTAGCGGAGGTCATGAATATCGTGGGGAACATCGAAGGGAAAACCGCGATCATCATTGACGATATCATCGATACAGCCGGTACGATCACACTGGCGGCAAACGCTTTGGTGGAAGCAGGCGCGCGCGACGTATACGCTTGCTGTACGCACCCGGTTTTGTCCGGTCCAGCCATCGAGCGCATCGCCAACTCCAAGATTCGCGAGCTGATCGTGACCAACTCGATTCCGCTCACCGATGAGCAAATCATCGACAAAATCACCGTGCTCTCCGTAGCGCCGATCATCGGCGAAGCGATCATTCGCGTGCACGAAGAGCTGTCCGTGAGCAAGCTGTTCGACTAATTGCCGGGGAGTACTCGGAATTGGCTTCAAAAAGGACATTCCCCATCTACGGGGATTGAAATAAACCTCCGATGGACAAGCTAGTGAGGAAACTTTTACTAGCGGTCCGAAGGAGGTTTTTTTGTGGAAGCGATTCAGGCGCAAACTAGGGCACAGGGAACGGGCAACTCGGTCAAGGCTCTGCGGCGAAACGGCTGGGTGCCTGGGATTGTCTATGGCTCAGACATGAGCAATCAGGAGATCCAGGTGCAAGGTAAGGAACTGGATGCGGCATTACGCCGTCAAGCAACAAACAAACCTTACAGATTGCAGGTGGATGGCCAGACGTACGATGTCATGGTCTACGAGCTGCAGCGCCATCCGGTGATGGGAAACATCCTGCATGCCGATTTTAAAAAGATTAATATGAATGAAAAGGTCTTTACGACCGTTCCGGTGTTGATGACAGGCGACCCTGAGCTGGGCGTCGCGACGCTGATTCGCCATAGCGTAGAGGTGAGCTGCCTGCCTGGCAATATTCCGGAGTCGTTTACAGTGGACGTAGACGGATTGAACATCGGCGACGTCGTGCTGGTCAGCGATCTCTCTGTTCCTCCGGGAGTGGAGCTGGGACTGGAGGCGACGGAAGTGCTGATCAGCATCCTGCCGGTGAAGGCAAAATCGGAGGAGTCCATCGAGGCGCAGCACGACGCAGCGGAAGTGGCGGAGGCGGCCGGCTCGACGGAGCAGTCCAATCGGGTATAAATGTACGAGGGCTCGGTCTATCTGCCGAGTCTTTTTTTGTGGATGTGGAACGAAAAAGACACGCCTTGACTCCTGCGCTTTTGTTCACGGGGCCATTCTAGTACAATGGGGAAAGAGTAGGAGGGATCTCTCGTGAAACTGATCATCGGGCTGGGCAATCCCGGCAAGAAATATGAAGATACGAGACATAATGCCGGTTTTATGGCCATAGATAAAATAAGCGAGAAATGGGGTATTCCCGTCCAGCAGAACAAGTTCCGGGCACTTGTGGGCGAGGGCCGGATCGAGGGGGAAAAGGTGCTGCTGGCGAAGCCGCAGACGTATATGAACCTCTCGGGGGAATCCGTTGCGGAAATCATGAAGTTTTACAAGCTGATACCGGATGAGCTGGTGGTCATCTTTGACGATCTGGATATGCCGACCGGCCAATTGCGCTTGCGGGAAAAAGGCAGCGCAGGCGGCCACAACGGGATCAAATCCATGATCCAGCACCTGGGTACGCAGGAATTCAAACGCATCAAGGTAGGCATCGGACGTCCAGAGCCGGGCCGGAGCGTCAGCGATTACGTGCTGCAGTCGTTTCCGGCAGCCGAGAGAGCAGACATCAACGAAGCTGTCAGCCTGGCTGCAGATGCCGCTGCGATGTGGACCCGTGAGCCTTTTGTCAAAGTCATGAACCATTACAACAGCTTGAAGCGCTGACCATCGGCCGAAAGCGTCATAAGCTCTCGGAAGGGGCCTGCCTAGTATGATTTTCCACCGCAGCGTCCATACTAATCGATATGAAAGGTATGGGGGTGGCATATACATGAGCATACGTTATACGTGTCGCTGCTGCGGGATGAAAATTGCGGAATTTGACGAAACACAGGTATCGGAAGCACAGCTCGGGTTTGATTCCTTGACCCCGGAAGATCGGGCTCTTATAATATCGAGAGAACAAAGTGGAGATACGGTCGTCAGCATCACGTGCGACTACTGCCGTGAAGCGCTGAATCAGCATCCAGAGCTTTCACTAGTCGGAAACCCGCTGCAATAAGGGGATAAACTCGTTAGGAAGGCTTGCACTGACAAGGCCTTAGCTTGGGGAGCTAAGGCTTCTTTTCGCATGGTCGACCCATGTGTCATCGTGCGACAATAGCCGCTGGTGACCTACCTTTCGCATGACAGAAGAATTAGAGAGGGGATTAGTGAATGCAAGTCATCATTAACCCGTTGAAGCAGGACACGAACGTCGGTACGATCGTGGCGGGGCTGGAAAAGGGACTGCACGAGCAGCTCGTTTCCGGATTGGCTGGTTCAGCCCGGCAGGTACTCATGGCGACGTTGAAGCAGATGACGGATCGGCCGGTCTGTGTCGTGACCCACAACATGTTTCAAGCCCAAAAAGTATACGAAGACCTGATCGAGCTGGTGCCCAGCGATCAAGTGTTGCTCTACCCGGGCAACGAGCTGATCGGCTCCGAGCTCGCCATCGCCAGTCCGGAGATGCTGGCGCAAAGAATTCACGTGTTCAACCGTTTGGCCCAGGGCTTTACGGGTTTTTTAGTTGTTCCGTTTGCCGGTTTGCGCAGGCTGGTAGTCCCGCCGCATGTATGGAAGGCCGCGCAAATCAGACTGGCTGTCGGGGAAGAATTGGACATCGAGTCGTTTTTGCTCCGCTGTATCGAGCTCGGCTACGAGAGAGTGGACATGGTCGAGCGAAAAGGCGAGCTGAGCGTGCGCGGCGGTATCATCGACCTGTATCCCATCGATTCGGAATGGCCGGTACGGATTGAATTGTTCGATGTGGAGATTGACTCCATCCGTACGTTTGACATGCTTTCCCAGCGCTCGCTGGAATCAGTACAGACCTACACTATCGGACCTGCCAAGGAAATGATCGCTTCGACGCCACTCTTGCAGGAGTCGGCGGTGCGCTTGGAGCAAAAGCTCGGTGAAACCGTTGCCAAATTGAAGGACGGTGCCGCGAAAGAGAAGGTCGTGGAGAAAATCGGGGCGGACGTCGAGCGCATGAGCCACGGACAGCGCTTTCCACAGCTCTATTCGTACATCTCGGTCATCTACCCGACAGAGGACACGCTGTTGTCCTACATGCCTGCCGACACCCTGATGATCGTCGATGAGCCGACCCGCGTGCTGGACACGGCTGCCCAGCTCCAGAAGGAAGAGGCGGAATGGCTTACCGGGCGTATCATCCAGGGGGAGTACATGGCGAATCTCAGCTTGTCCCGCACCTACGAAGAGATCGTCCAGGCGAAAAAGCGCCAGATCGTGTACCTGTCGCTGTTCCTGAGGCAGTCCCCCAAGACCCAGCCGCAAAATATCGTCAATCTCACCTGTCGGACGATGCAAAATTTCCACGGGCAGATGAACGTGCTGAAGACAGAGCTGGCGCGCTGGCAGAAGTCGCACGATCAGATCGTGTTTGTCGCGGCGGATCTGGAACGAGCCAAACGGCTGGAGCGCGTCCTGCACGATTACGAGATGGAGGCGGATGTGCTCGCCGAGTCAGTCGAAACCGTGCCGCCGGGTCGTCCCACGATCATTTTGGGCAACCTGCAGACGGGATTCGAGCTGCCTTTGAACAAGCTCGTAGTCATTACCGAGGGCGAAGTCTTCACAGCCAAACAGCGGAAGGCTCGCAAAGTGCAGCAGACGATGAACAACGCCGAGCGGATCAAGAACTACCTGGAGCTCAAGCCGGGTGACTTCGTCGTGCACGTCAATCACGGGATTGGAAAATACCTTGGAATTGAAACCAAGGAAATACTCGGAATTCATAAAGATTACCTTCATATTCAATACGCTGCTGGTGACAGTTTGTTTGTGCCGATCGACCAGAT
Proteins encoded:
- the glmU gene encoding bifunctional UDP-N-acetylglucosamine diphosphorylase/glucosamine-1-phosphate N-acetyltransferase GlmU, whose protein sequence is MSKIHAVVLAAGQGTRMKSKLYKVLHPVCGKPMVQHVVDTMATMQVEDIVVVVGHGADAVRAKLGEGVAYALQEEQLGTAHAVQQAAPFLQDKEGTTFLLYGDVPLLSTETLSALLTYHEEQGAAATVLTAVLPDPTGYGRIVRNEAGEVLRIVEHKDATEEERAIREINTGIYCYDNQKLWKALAEVKNDNAQGEYYVTDVVGILRDAGEKVAAFEAADPDETMGVNDRVQLSEAEAYMRRRIAVGHMRNGVTIVDPASTYIEADVTIGADTIIQPGTFLRGRTTIGTDCVVGPQADLTNVEVADGVSLTYTVMVDARVEHDSTIGPFAYVRPGSVIGPKAKIGDFVELKNAKIGEGSKVPHLSYVGDAEIGDGVNIGCGTITVNYDGAVKHKTIVQDGAFIGCNSNLVAPVTVGQNAYVAAGSTITQDVPDDALAIARERQVNKIDYANRMPRKGKKQS
- a CDS encoding ribose-phosphate diphosphokinase, producing the protein MANYRDPKLKVFTCNANPELAKEIAEHIGVPLGNAQAVRFSDGECQIKLNESVRGCDVFVIQPTSAPVNEHLMELLVMVDALKRASAKSINVVIPYYGYARQDRKARARDPITAKLVANLIETAGAQRVITMDLHATQIQGFFDIPVDHLLGVPILAKHFSEKGLSDIVVVSPDHGGVTRARKLAERLEAPIAIIDKRRPEPNVAEVMNIVGNIEGKTAIIIDDIIDTAGTITLAANALVEAGARDVYACCTHPVLSGPAIERIANSKIRELIVTNSIPLTDEQIIDKITVLSVAPIIGEAIIRVHEELSVSKLFD
- a CDS encoding 50S ribosomal protein L25; translated protein: MEAIQAQTRAQGTGNSVKALRRNGWVPGIVYGSDMSNQEIQVQGKELDAALRRQATNKPYRLQVDGQTYDVMVYELQRHPVMGNILHADFKKINMNEKVFTTVPVLMTGDPELGVATLIRHSVEVSCLPGNIPESFTVDVDGLNIGDVVLVSDLSVPPGVELGLEATEVLISILPVKAKSEESIEAQHDAAEVAEAAGSTEQSNRV
- the pth gene encoding aminoacyl-tRNA hydrolase; the encoded protein is MKLIIGLGNPGKKYEDTRHNAGFMAIDKISEKWGIPVQQNKFRALVGEGRIEGEKVLLAKPQTYMNLSGESVAEIMKFYKLIPDELVVIFDDLDMPTGQLRLREKGSAGGHNGIKSMIQHLGTQEFKRIKVGIGRPEPGRSVSDYVLQSFPAAERADINEAVSLAADAAAMWTREPFVKVMNHYNSLKR
- a CDS encoding anti-sigma-F factor Fin, with product MSIRYTCRCCGMKIAEFDETQVSEAQLGFDSLTPEDRALIISREQSGDTVVSITCDYCREALNQHPELSLVGNPLQ